A single Bacteroidales bacterium DNA region contains:
- the qmoC gene encoding quinone-interacting membrane-bound oxidoreductase complex subunit QmoC → MEKVVQIKADRLFIRQVKSISNAPLKECMQCGACSVVCKLSPEENPFPRKEMLWASWGLKEKLIGDPDLWLCHQCGDCSVTCPRGVQPATVLSALRHLNYQEYATPRFLAAWLGKPAFLPVIVAIPALIILCILWLAGTLKIPDGPVDYSKLFPHPLLNGTFLSLVVLVVLFFWKGFRRFIRDIRKNQRVKIKNQKDIRFFHQLKEILFHEQFRKCQTNKFRSTAHMLVFSGFLLLLLVTLVAIVNVIFFDYPMSLWHPAKIAGNVGGFALIAGTGIMIFYRLFRKDIIGYSTYSDGSFLIFLLLLAVSGILTEWARFGNWSAAYVIYFIHLVLVWIVIIYAPYTKFGHLVYRVAVLFLASGRQVSGSAGPQVGRSAVGRSANNPQS, encoded by the coding sequence ATGGAAAAAGTTGTACAAATAAAGGCAGATCGCCTATTCATCCGGCAGGTGAAGTCAATCAGCAATGCTCCTTTGAAAGAATGCATGCAGTGTGGTGCCTGCTCGGTGGTTTGTAAACTTTCGCCGGAAGAAAATCCGTTTCCGCGTAAAGAAATGCTCTGGGCATCGTGGGGCCTGAAAGAAAAACTGATCGGCGACCCGGATCTCTGGCTCTGCCACCAGTGCGGCGACTGCTCGGTCACCTGCCCCAGGGGTGTCCAGCCGGCTACGGTTCTCTCCGCCCTCCGTCATCTCAACTATCAGGAATATGCCACTCCGCGCTTCCTGGCCGCATGGCTGGGTAAACCGGCTTTTCTGCCCGTGATCGTTGCCATTCCTGCCCTGATCATCCTCTGTATCCTGTGGCTGGCAGGGACACTGAAGATACCCGATGGACCTGTGGATTACTCAAAACTCTTTCCTCACCCACTCCTGAATGGCACCTTCCTTTCACTTGTCGTTCTGGTTGTCTTATTTTTCTGGAAAGGATTCCGTAGGTTCATCAGGGATATCCGGAAAAATCAAAGAGTAAAGATCAAAAATCAAAAAGATATCCGGTTCTTTCATCAATTGAAAGAAATCCTTTTCCACGAACAGTTTCGAAAATGCCAGACGAACAAATTCCGGTCAACAGCCCACATGCTCGTGTTCTCCGGATTCCTCCTCCTGTTGCTGGTCACCCTGGTGGCCATCGTCAATGTGATCTTTTTCGATTATCCGATGAGTTTATGGCATCCGGCAAAGATCGCCGGGAATGTGGGCGGATTTGCCCTGATCGCCGGGACGGGCATCATGATCTTTTACCGTTTGTTCAGAAAAGATATCATCGGGTACAGCACATATTCCGACGGATCCTTTCTCATTTTCCTCCTGTTGCTGGCTGTATCGGGGATACTGACCGAGTGGGCGCGCTTCGGCAACTGGTCGGCCGCTTATGTCATCTACTTCATCCACCTGGTCCTGGTGTGGATCGTGATCATTTATGCGCCCTATACCAAGTTCGGGCATCTTGTCTATCGCGTTGCTGTCCTGTTCCTGGCTTCAGGTCGGCAGGTCTCCGGGTCGGCAGGTCCGCAGGTCGGCAGGTCGGCGGTCGGCAGGTCGGCAAACAATCCTCAGAGTTGA
- a CDS encoding FAD-dependent oxidoreductase → MKDLANNTLGIYICTGCGINQAIKINVLQEGISAAFPTATCRAHAALCSEQGIRSIMEDIQTNQLDRIVIGACTPRVHAERFSFDQKILVERVNLREQVAWCQPVGTDDTRMLADDLMRMGITKALNIQVPTPYFLDHVDDTILIVGGGITGITAALEGARAGYPVVLVEKESSLGGWMNHLHKQIPFLQPFQAPITPIVGEKIRELGAEPGITVLKSSVIENISGHPGDFKVTVRQKGILQTFQAGAIVTATGWKPYDPRNLEHLGYGRLNGVITQLDLEKCAGQDQWDRLLPKEPVHGVLFVQCAGSRDPDHLPYCSNYCCATTLKQTTYLREKYPDLPVYIVYKDLRTPGHLEQFYQHIQQDDLLFLTKGDLNSIAEKNGWITVEVNNTPFGETLAINVDLVVLATGMVPSDSSELRIAYRQGEGLPVLKYGFPDSHFICFPYETRRTGIYAAGTARAPMDSASCTEDAAGAILKAIQCIEATRRGEAVHPRSGDRSFPELYLQRCTDCKRCTEECPFGAYDETPEGTPLPHPTRCRRCGICLGACPERIIDFSDLSIESVSAMIKSVHIPDEFEEKPRILAFVCENDAYPAFDRAGQKRLRYDAALRIIPVRCIGSVNKIWITDALSRGFDGIMLFGCKPGEDYQCHFIQGSELTQKRAENFQEALRTMMLEPDRIRMEFIEITDWEKIPGIIRDYVETIERIGPNPFKGI, encoded by the coding sequence ATGAAAGATTTGGCAAACAACACGTTAGGAATCTATATCTGTACCGGTTGCGGCATTAACCAGGCAATAAAAATCAATGTGCTGCAGGAAGGCATCTCTGCCGCATTTCCTACGGCAACGTGCAGGGCACACGCAGCTCTCTGCAGCGAGCAGGGCATCCGGTCAATCATGGAAGACATCCAGACGAACCAGCTGGACAGGATCGTGATTGGAGCCTGCACCCCGAGGGTTCATGCAGAACGGTTCAGCTTTGATCAGAAGATTCTGGTCGAACGCGTGAACCTCCGCGAACAGGTTGCCTGGTGCCAGCCGGTAGGTACGGATGACACCCGGATGCTGGCAGACGACCTGATGAGGATGGGGATCACAAAAGCGCTCAATATTCAGGTGCCAACTCCCTATTTTCTTGATCACGTTGATGATACCATTCTTATCGTTGGGGGTGGCATAACCGGGATCACAGCAGCACTGGAAGGAGCCAGGGCAGGATACCCGGTTGTACTGGTCGAAAAGGAGTCCTCTCTGGGGGGATGGATGAATCATCTGCATAAACAGATTCCGTTCCTGCAACCGTTCCAGGCTCCCATAACACCCATTGTCGGCGAGAAGATCAGAGAGCTGGGAGCTGAACCCGGGATCACCGTATTGAAATCCTCCGTGATCGAAAACATTTCAGGACACCCGGGTGATTTCAAGGTGACTGTCCGTCAAAAGGGTATACTTCAAACCTTTCAAGCGGGAGCCATCGTAACGGCGACCGGCTGGAAACCTTATGATCCCAGGAACCTGGAACACCTGGGATATGGCAGGCTCAATGGTGTCATCACTCAGCTCGATCTGGAGAAATGTGCCGGACAGGATCAGTGGGACAGACTTTTACCGAAGGAACCAGTCCACGGCGTACTCTTCGTCCAGTGCGCTGGCTCACGCGATCCTGATCATCTGCCTTACTGCTCAAATTACTGCTGTGCCACTACGCTGAAGCAGACCACCTACCTGCGTGAAAAATATCCGGACCTGCCTGTTTACATTGTCTATAAAGACCTTCGCACACCCGGACACCTGGAGCAGTTTTACCAGCATATACAACAGGATGATCTGCTGTTCCTGACCAAAGGAGACCTGAACAGCATAGCGGAAAAAAATGGCTGGATCACCGTCGAAGTGAACAATACTCCCTTTGGCGAAACATTGGCCATCAATGTCGACCTGGTGGTGCTGGCAACGGGAATGGTCCCTTCCGACAGTTCGGAACTTCGCATCGCTTACCGGCAGGGTGAAGGATTGCCCGTATTGAAATACGGCTTTCCCGATTCTCATTTCATCTGTTTCCCCTATGAGACCCGCCGCACCGGGATCTACGCCGCCGGAACGGCCCGCGCACCGATGGACAGCGCCTCCTGCACGGAAGATGCTGCAGGAGCGATACTGAAGGCCATCCAATGCATTGAGGCTACCCGGAGAGGAGAAGCCGTGCACCCTCGCTCAGGGGATCGTTCATTTCCAGAACTCTATCTGCAGCGTTGCACCGACTGCAAGCGCTGCACGGAAGAATGCCCCTTCGGCGCCTACGATGAAACACCTGAAGGTACACCTCTCCCCCATCCCACCCGCTGCCGCCGGTGCGGTATCTGCCTGGGTGCCTGCCCCGAACGAATCATCGACTTCAGCGACCTGAGTATCGAAAGCGTTTCGGCCATGATCAAGTCTGTGCACATTCCGGATGAATTTGAAGAAAAACCACGTATCCTGGCATTTGTCTGCGAAAACGATGCCTACCCGGCATTTGACAGGGCAGGGCAGAAACGCCTTCGCTACGATGCTGCCTTGCGGATCATCCCGGTAAGGTGCATCGGTTCAGTAAACAAGATCTGGATCACGGATGCACTCTCCAGGGGATTCGACGGCATCATGCTCTTCGGATGCAAACCCGGAGAAGATTACCAGTGCCACTTCATCCAGGGCAGTGAACTGACACAAAAACGGGCGGAGAACTTCCAGGAAGCACTTCGTACGATGATGCTGGAACCGGATCGGATTCGCATGGAATTCATTGAAATAACAGATTGGGAAAAGATCCCCGGTATCATCCGGGATTATGTGGAAACCATCGAACGCATTGGTCCAAATCCTTTCAAGGGTATCTGA